Proteins from one Pseudomonas grandcourensis genomic window:
- a CDS encoding SRPBCC family protein, with translation MSTLQPDTLIKNPQGCHVVSSVDLPADAVRVWAVVGNFAGFDRFIPALSHIEMTGEGVSSLRKKFFRDGNLVVEQLNSRDDQARHMTWSTIYNTLGVANLWAAMSVEPLEVGKSRATWTIIAEPAQGGAEALPGFKDFVQGFADDAMNHVLKLFA, from the coding sequence ATGAGTACTCTGCAACCCGATACCCTGATCAAAAACCCTCAAGGCTGCCACGTGGTGTCCTCGGTGGACCTGCCCGCCGATGCAGTTCGGGTATGGGCCGTAGTCGGCAACTTTGCCGGCTTCGATCGCTTCATCCCGGCGCTGTCTCACATCGAAATGACGGGTGAAGGCGTATCATCGCTGCGCAAAAAATTCTTTAGGGACGGCAATCTGGTAGTCGAACAACTCAACTCCCGGGACGACCAGGCACGGCACATGACATGGAGCACTATCTACAACACCTTGGGTGTGGCCAATCTGTGGGCAGCGATGAGCGTTGAACCACTGGAAGTGGGCAAGTCCCGAGCTACCTGGACCATCATTGCCGAACCGGCGCAGGGTGGCGCTGAGGCGCTGCCGGGCTTCAAGGATTTCGTACAGGGTTTTGCCGATGATGCGATGAACCATGTGCTGAAGCTGTTTGCGTAA
- a CDS encoding non-ribosomal peptide synthetase, which produces MRRLDILLSGQSQALTDLALELEQHGHSLTRISALDELPGPADLLIDDGTSPPFACQAPRLTLQLGLGLSQASVLPSLDVLCSHGSTLLTRVPIADEPSGNGQALRMRAMAALVDHVALLVSRYSRDADYFRLAEPAVHVRFERIESLRFLDSLAFVHRLNATADPRLQELAQTPMIERLEQQCIQSADHPALSIDGNTLDYRQLYVHSRAIEQRLRPLLEQHQGPVVIGICLPKCPALYAGILAILGSGAVYLPLEPSHPLQRQQYILSNAGAVLLLHDGEHPLASEMPGLDISSIDIHEADLTQPLMRQRPDLDAPCMALYTSGTTGHPKGVLLSQANLAHFTHWYADYVQLTRQSRVLQFSSLGFDSSLIDIFPTLLQGAELIVPGDDQRRDPLQLVELIRHRQLSHAFLPPALLSILPLEQLQCLDHVMTGGDVCEPWVIEQLSRQGKLYNLYGPTEATVLITARNLQAGDNNRSLGAPIANSQVLILDDDFQPVAEQTVGELYIAGPGVCLGYLNNPQQSAERYLHLNLPDGRTLRVYRTGDMAKWTAEGIELCGRRDNQVKIRGFRVEPQEIERCLRESQLYRQVAVVIDSQRRILAFLAQPREGLPGSARQALKAHATQHLPDYMRPLAWTELAVMPYASNGKVDRKALLELPLNATEHPPRRLPASADEARLLEIWAELLELPASDISTDESFFNLGGHSILLSRMLLRLREEFGRSISINRFIEMPTLAKLATLVRGSGSEEVLSEQAMRDAFRELDVQPLPVSRMGDVHKVIVTGANSFVGVHIVEALLAWGASEVACLVRDGNGQSANERFAQALRENRMEHLDRSRVLVYAADITRPELGLAPEVYRRLDQEFGALVHNAANVNHVLDYESLARDNVEPIFECLRLCEGRSKKIFNFVSTLSASSTISADGRVLELPAAPTPPIYIKNGYNLSKWVGERVLERARELGVRVNLYRPGNISFNSLTGVCQPHKNRLMLMLKGSIQLGQVPEFALNFDLMPVDFLARFIAFHASRYQPEQAVFNLHNPEPLSWDNYVASFREAGREFAMVSVADWQQKLGQVGSDNALFGVLGFYLNGFEEDIGDISMIGHDNARAGVRLMGAHYPQKSPALLRRGCDYLKEINFI; this is translated from the coding sequence ATGAGACGTCTCGACATTTTGCTTAGCGGCCAAAGCCAGGCCCTGACCGACCTGGCGCTGGAACTCGAACAACACGGTCACTCACTGACGCGGATTTCCGCACTCGACGAACTACCGGGGCCTGCAGATCTACTGATCGACGATGGCACGTCACCTCCGTTCGCCTGCCAGGCGCCAAGACTGACTTTGCAATTGGGCCTAGGCCTGTCGCAGGCGTCCGTCCTGCCATCGCTGGACGTGTTGTGCAGCCATGGTTCAACGCTGCTGACCCGTGTACCCATCGCCGATGAACCGTCGGGTAACGGCCAGGCGTTGCGTATGCGGGCCATGGCAGCACTGGTTGACCACGTGGCGTTGCTGGTCAGCCGCTACTCGCGCGATGCCGACTATTTTCGTCTCGCCGAACCTGCCGTACATGTTCGCTTCGAGCGCATCGAGAGCCTGCGGTTCCTGGACAGCCTCGCGTTCGTGCATCGCCTCAATGCCACCGCCGACCCGCGACTGCAAGAACTCGCGCAAACGCCGATGATCGAGAGACTGGAGCAACAGTGCATCCAGAGTGCCGACCACCCGGCCTTGAGCATCGACGGCAACACCCTCGACTATCGCCAGTTGTACGTCCACAGCCGCGCCATCGAACAACGTCTGCGACCGCTGCTGGAGCAGCATCAAGGCCCGGTCGTCATCGGGATCTGCCTGCCCAAATGTCCTGCGCTGTATGCGGGAATCCTGGCGATCCTGGGCAGCGGCGCGGTGTACTTGCCGCTGGAGCCGAGCCATCCGTTGCAACGTCAGCAGTACATCCTGTCGAATGCCGGCGCGGTGTTGTTGCTGCATGACGGCGAGCATCCCCTGGCTAGCGAGATGCCAGGGCTGGACATCAGCAGTATCGACATCCATGAGGCAGACCTCACTCAACCCTTGATGCGCCAACGCCCCGACCTCGATGCGCCCTGCATGGCCCTTTACACCTCGGGCACCACCGGCCATCCGAAGGGTGTGCTGCTCAGCCAGGCTAACCTCGCGCACTTCACCCACTGGTACGCCGACTATGTTCAGCTGACGCGCCAGAGCCGGGTGTTGCAGTTTTCTTCGTTGGGTTTCGACTCGTCGCTGATCGACATCTTCCCCACCCTGTTGCAGGGCGCGGAACTGATCGTGCCCGGCGATGACCAACGCCGCGATCCGCTGCAACTGGTGGAGCTGATTCGTCATCGGCAACTGAGCCACGCCTTTTTACCGCCGGCCTTGTTGAGCATCCTGCCGCTGGAGCAATTGCAGTGCCTGGACCATGTGATGACTGGCGGCGATGTCTGCGAGCCGTGGGTCATCGAGCAACTGAGCCGCCAGGGCAAGCTCTACAACCTCTACGGGCCCACCGAAGCCACGGTGCTGATTACCGCGCGCAATCTCCAGGCAGGCGACAACAACCGTTCGCTGGGTGCTCCAATCGCCAACAGCCAGGTGTTGATTCTCGATGACGACTTTCAACCGGTGGCCGAACAGACGGTCGGCGAGTTGTACATCGCCGGCCCGGGAGTGTGCCTGGGCTACCTGAACAATCCGCAGCAAAGCGCTGAGCGCTATCTGCACTTAAACTTGCCTGATGGCCGGACCTTGCGCGTCTATCGCACCGGGGATATGGCGAAGTGGACGGCTGAAGGGATCGAGCTGTGCGGTCGGCGTGACAATCAGGTGAAGATTCGTGGCTTCCGGGTCGAGCCGCAAGAGATTGAGCGCTGCCTGCGCGAAAGCCAGTTGTACCGCCAGGTTGCCGTGGTCATCGATAGCCAGCGGCGGATTCTGGCTTTCCTTGCCCAACCCCGGGAAGGTCTTCCCGGCAGCGCTCGCCAAGCGCTGAAGGCCCACGCGACACAGCACCTGCCGGACTACATGCGCCCCCTTGCATGGACCGAGCTGGCAGTCATGCCCTACGCCAGTAATGGCAAGGTCGACCGCAAGGCGCTTCTGGAGTTGCCGCTCAACGCCACCGAGCACCCTCCACGACGTCTGCCCGCCAGCGCCGATGAGGCCCGGCTGCTGGAAATCTGGGCCGAGTTGCTGGAGCTGCCGGCAAGCGACATTTCCACCGACGAAAGCTTCTTCAATCTGGGCGGTCACTCGATCTTGCTGTCGCGCATGCTCCTGCGACTGCGCGAGGAGTTCGGGCGCAGCATCTCGATCAACCGTTTCATCGAAATGCCCACCCTCGCGAAGCTGGCGACTCTGGTGCGCGGTTCCGGCAGCGAAGAAGTGCTGAGTGAACAGGCCATGCGCGATGCCTTCCGCGAACTGGATGTTCAGCCGCTGCCCGTCAGCCGCATGGGCGATGTGCACAAAGTGATCGTCACCGGTGCCAACAGTTTTGTCGGTGTACACATCGTCGAGGCGTTGCTGGCCTGGGGTGCCAGCGAAGTCGCCTGCCTGGTTCGCGACGGCAACGGGCAATCGGCGAACGAGCGCTTTGCCCAGGCGCTGCGGGAGAACCGTATGGAGCATCTGGATAGGAGCCGGGTGCTGGTTTACGCGGCAGACATCACGCGGCCGGAACTCGGTTTGGCGCCCGAGGTTTACCGGCGACTGGATCAGGAGTTTGGCGCTCTGGTGCACAACGCGGCCAACGTCAATCACGTCCTCGATTACGAGTCGCTCGCCCGGGACAACGTCGAGCCGATTTTCGAATGCTTGCGCCTGTGCGAAGGACGCAGCAAAAAAATCTTCAACTTCGTCTCGACACTCTCGGCCTCCAGCACGATATCGGCCGACGGCCGAGTGCTTGAGTTACCGGCCGCACCGACGCCACCGATCTACATCAAGAACGGCTACAACCTGTCCAAATGGGTCGGCGAGCGAGTCCTCGAACGGGCGCGCGAGCTTGGGGTGCGGGTCAATCTCTACCGCCCCGGGAACATCAGCTTCAACAGCCTCACGGGCGTGTGCCAGCCGCACAAGAACCGCCTGATGCTGATGCTCAAGGGCTCGATCCAGCTGGGACAGGTGCCGGAGTTCGCCTTGAACTTCGACTTGATGCCGGTGGACTTTCTCGCCCGATTCATCGCCTTCCACGCCAGTCGTTATCAACCGGAACAAGCGGTATTCAACCTGCACAACCCCGAGCCCTTGAGCTGGGACAACTACGTGGCGTCCTTCCGCGAGGCGGGGCGCGAATTCGCGATGGTCAGCGTCGCCGACTGGCAACAGAAACTGGGCCAGGTCGGCAGCGACAACGCGCTGTTCGGCGTGCTGGGGTTCTACCTCAACGGCTTCGAGGAGGATATCGGCGACATCTCGATGATCGGTCACGACAACGCCCGGGCCGGTGTTCGGCTAATGGGCGCGCACTACCCGCAAAAGTCCCCGGCGCTGCTGCGTCGTGGCTGCGACTACCTCAAAGAAATCAACTTCATCTGA
- a CDS encoding diiron oxygenase, with amino-acid sequence MNATDYQSFADAWESRATIRTRPRRVLENDDKLIYPLSRQPLVLSETFLRECPEQRDFALVQTLYKFINDVVIFETEIVDKTARSIAKNRFAVEFPFACRYDAMTVVVDEDYHALVAMDFMQQTISMTGISPIELPDEIELSRAIPAAVALAPEHLRSAVELICVAIAENTVTGDVAAFAKDDTVKQSIKGLMADHLLDEGRHSGFWARLVRIYWHTASADERQCIAQILPVFIAHYLTNDIQKSFDFRLIDALQINDAARHALKSEMSALAFPINRHHPLVANIVRFFHSSSLLDSPCVQTALSDYLV; translated from the coding sequence ATGAACGCCACCGACTACCAATCCTTCGCCGACGCCTGGGAGAGCCGGGCGACCATCCGCACCCGCCCGCGCCGCGTGTTGGAGAACGACGACAAACTGATCTACCCCTTGAGCCGCCAACCGCTGGTGCTGAGCGAAACCTTCCTGCGCGAATGCCCGGAACAGCGCGACTTCGCCCTGGTGCAGACGCTCTACAAGTTCATCAACGATGTGGTGATCTTCGAAACCGAGATCGTCGACAAAACCGCCCGCAGCATCGCCAAGAACCGCTTCGCGGTCGAGTTTCCGTTCGCTTGCCGCTACGACGCCATGACTGTGGTGGTGGACGAGGATTACCACGCCCTGGTGGCGATGGATTTCATGCAACAGACCATCTCCATGACCGGCATCAGCCCCATTGAGTTGCCGGATGAGATCGAGCTGAGCCGGGCGATACCGGCGGCCGTGGCGCTCGCACCGGAGCACCTGCGTAGCGCTGTGGAGCTGATCTGCGTGGCCATCGCCGAAAACACGGTGACCGGTGATGTCGCCGCGTTCGCCAAGGACGACACTGTCAAGCAATCGATCAAGGGCCTGATGGCCGATCACTTGCTGGACGAGGGGCGCCATTCCGGTTTCTGGGCGCGGCTGGTGCGCATCTACTGGCATACAGCAAGTGCTGATGAGCGCCAGTGCATCGCGCAGATCCTGCCGGTGTTCATTGCTCATTACCTGACCAACGACATCCAGAAATCCTTCGACTTCCGCCTGATCGACGCATTGCAGATCAACGACGCGGCGCGCCACGCCCTCAAGAGCGAAATGTCGGCCCTGGCTTTCCCGATCAATCGCCATCACCCGCTGGTGGCCAACATTGTGCGGTTTTTCCACAGCAGTTCGCTGCTCGATTCGCCGTGCGTACAAACCGCCCTCAGCGACTACCTGGTTTGA
- a CDS encoding DUF3050 domain-containing protein → MKPTKERLLQRKSELGEHPIFSEIHSLPVLRRFMETHVFAVWDFMSLTKRLQQELTCVRLPWLPPQDPQAARLINEIVLGEESDDRPAQGHYSHFELYLDAMREVGACTVAIERFVALQQEGVSYEVALQSVKVDPAAANFVRHTLHTALHAPGHSVAAAFLHGRESVIPQMFQRILDDWGIGIEQAPTFRYYLERHIEVDSEDHGPAAEKLLSRLVDSDPQRQEDVYASAIAAVESRIALWDGLRLSMNESVTEVSA, encoded by the coding sequence ATGAAACCAACTAAAGAACGTCTGCTGCAAAGAAAATCCGAACTTGGCGAACACCCGATCTTCTCTGAAATACATTCGCTACCGGTCCTGCGACGCTTCATGGAAACCCACGTGTTTGCCGTATGGGACTTCATGTCGCTGACCAAGCGTCTGCAACAGGAGCTGACCTGCGTGCGACTGCCCTGGCTGCCGCCGCAGGATCCCCAGGCCGCGCGGTTGATCAACGAGATCGTACTGGGTGAGGAGTCAGATGATCGTCCGGCCCAGGGTCATTACAGCCACTTCGAGTTGTACCTGGATGCAATGCGCGAGGTCGGCGCCTGCACCGTTGCCATCGAACGCTTCGTGGCCCTGCAGCAAGAGGGGGTGAGCTACGAAGTGGCCTTGCAGAGCGTCAAGGTCGATCCGGCGGCCGCCAATTTCGTCCGCCATACCCTACACACCGCACTGCATGCGCCGGGTCACAGTGTGGCGGCGGCGTTTCTTCACGGTCGCGAGAGCGTTATCCCGCAGATGTTCCAGCGCATCCTCGACGATTGGGGCATCGGCATCGAACAGGCGCCGACTTTCCGGTACTACCTCGAACGGCACATTGAGGTCGATTCCGAGGACCACGGTCCGGCAGCGGAAAAGCTCCTGTCGCGACTGGTCGATAGCGACCCGCAACGGCAGGAAGACGTGTACGCCAGCGCCATTGCCGCCGTGGAAAGTCGTATCGCCCTGTGGGACGGCTTGCGCCTGAGCATGAACGAATCCGTCACAGAGGTGAGCGCATGA
- a CDS encoding GntR family transcriptional regulator, protein MTQKPNPLSSIKVNGPIPAHMARSVIEETLRAAILDGRIPCGAALRQQDLADLFGVSRMPVREALRQLEAQSLLNVVAHKGAVVAPLVQGDAVETYALRILLESEALRLSVPLLREEDLEQAARYIDALETESDYTEIGRLNRLFHMALYTRAPNRRLLKLVEDGLNEEERFLRFNLEAMGLGKLSQDDHKALLQAAEARDVERSVQLLEHHLNRGVEVITHYLNSPEAQARNRSK, encoded by the coding sequence GTGACACAAAAGCCCAACCCTCTCAGCAGTATCAAGGTCAACGGGCCAATTCCCGCACACATGGCACGCTCGGTGATCGAAGAAACCCTGCGCGCGGCCATACTAGACGGGCGCATTCCTTGCGGTGCGGCCCTGCGCCAGCAAGACCTCGCCGACCTGTTCGGCGTGAGCCGCATGCCCGTACGCGAAGCCTTGCGTCAACTCGAAGCACAATCGTTGCTCAACGTGGTTGCCCATAAGGGCGCCGTGGTCGCGCCGCTGGTCCAGGGCGACGCCGTGGAAACCTATGCGCTGCGTATCCTGCTGGAATCCGAAGCGCTGCGTCTCTCGGTGCCACTGCTTCGGGAAGAAGATCTCGAACAGGCTGCCCGTTACATCGACGCACTCGAAACGGAAAGCGACTACACCGAAATCGGCCGGCTCAATCGCCTGTTCCACATGGCGCTTTACACCCGGGCGCCGAATCGCCGGCTGTTGAAACTGGTCGAAGACGGCCTGAACGAAGAAGAGCGGTTCCTGCGCTTCAACCTGGAAGCCATGGGCTTGGGCAAACTTTCCCAGGATGACCACAAGGCACTGTTGCAGGCTGCCGAAGCCCGGGACGTCGAACGCTCCGTGCAGTTGCTCGAGCATCACCTGAACCGAGGGGTCGAGGTCATTACGCACTACCTCAACAGCCCTGAAGCCCAGGCCAGGAACAGGTCGAAGTAG